The Oxalobacteraceae bacterium OTU3CINTB1 genome includes a window with the following:
- a CDS encoding ParD-like family protein, protein MGIVNIDDNLHDQIRKASGVGCRSINAQAAFWIKIGMLCEMNPTLSFNEIVAGELRAAGVGVDVDTQFRSALG, encoded by the coding sequence ATGGGCATCGTAAACATCGACGACAATCTGCACGACCAGATCCGCAAGGCCAGCGGCGTGGGCTGCCGCTCGATCAACGCGCAGGCGGCGTTCTGGATCAAGATCGGCATGTTGTGCGAAATGAATCCTACGCTCAGTTTCAACGAGATCGTCGCCGGGGAGTTGCGGGCGGCGGGCGTCGGGGTCGATGTCGATACCCAGTTCCGGAGCGCGCTCGGATGA
- the map gene encoding type I methionyl aminopeptidase, with protein sequence MTKRPEEIALMAESGKLLASVFGHLDQFSLIGMSTMQVNDMVDSFIVNELRARPASKGQYGFAYSLNSSRNNVVCHGVPSTTDILRDGDIVNFDITLEKNGFIADSSKTYLVGEVSPLAKRLVEVTYEAMWKGIKAVRPGARLGDVGHAIERHARRNGYTVVREYCGHGIGREMHEAPQVLHWGKPKTGRVLQEGMVFTIEPMLNEGRRTVHTEEDGWTVVTTDGKLSAQFEHTVAVTRNGVQVLTLRSEERVLN encoded by the coding sequence ATGACCAAGCGACCGGAAGAAATCGCGCTGATGGCGGAATCGGGCAAGCTGCTGGCCAGCGTGTTCGGCCACCTGGACCAGTTCAGCCTGATCGGCATGTCCACCATGCAGGTCAACGACATGGTCGACAGCTTCATCGTCAATGAACTGCGCGCCCGTCCGGCCAGCAAGGGGCAGTACGGGTTCGCCTACTCGCTCAACTCGTCGCGCAACAATGTGGTGTGCCACGGCGTGCCGTCCACCACCGATATCCTGCGCGACGGCGATATCGTCAATTTCGACATCACGTTGGAAAAGAACGGCTTCATCGCCGATTCGAGCAAAACCTATCTCGTCGGCGAAGTCTCGCCGCTGGCCAAGCGGCTGGTGGAAGTGACCTATGAGGCGATGTGGAAGGGTATCAAGGCGGTGCGACCGGGCGCCAGGCTGGGCGACGTCGGCCATGCCATTGAACGCCACGCGCGGCGCAACGGCTACACGGTCGTCCGGGAATATTGCGGGCACGGCATCGGCCGCGAGATGCACGAAGCGCCGCAGGTGCTGCACTGGGGGAAGCCGAAGACGGGACGGGTGCTACAGGAAGGCATGGTCTTCACCATCGAGCCGATGCTCAACGAGGGCCGCCGCACCGTGCACACCGAGGAGGACGGCTGGACCGTCGTGACCACGGACGGCAAGCTGTCCGCGCAGTTCGAGCATACGGTGGCGGTGACGCGCAACGGCGTGCAGGTGCTCACACTGCGCTCCGAGGAAAGAGTGCTGAACTGA
- a CDS encoding nucleotidyltransferase family protein, with translation MTALKAVRDLELSSWCIGAGAVRNLVWDALHDYATPSRLADIDVAYFDASDLAPESEADLQRRLHAAMQGVPWEVTNQAAVHRWFEEYFGHAVAPLASLQDAIASWPEYATCVGLFLNRDDSIVVIAPHGLDDLFDCVVRRNPARVSMETYRLRVEQKNYASRWPRVTVVHG, from the coding sequence ATGACGGCGCTGAAGGCAGTGCGGGATTTGGAGCTGTCGTCATGGTGCATCGGCGCCGGCGCTGTCCGCAATCTGGTGTGGGACGCCTTGCACGACTATGCGACGCCGTCCCGGCTGGCCGACATCGACGTCGCTTATTTTGACGCATCCGATCTGGCGCCTGAAAGCGAAGCGGACCTGCAGCGACGCCTTCACGCAGCGATGCAGGGAGTTCCCTGGGAAGTCACCAACCAGGCGGCGGTGCATCGATGGTTCGAAGAATATTTCGGCCATGCCGTCGCGCCGCTTGCCTCGCTCCAGGACGCGATTGCGTCGTGGCCCGAGTACGCTACCTGCGTCGGCCTGTTCCTGAACCGCGATGACTCCATCGTAGTGATTGCGCCGCATGGTTTGGACGACCTATTCGATTGCGTGGTGCGGCGCAATCCGGCGCGGGTGAGCATGGAAACCTATCGTCTACGCGTCGAGCAGAAAAACTATGCGTCGCGCTGGCCGCGTGTGACAGTGGTCCACGGTTAG
- a CDS encoding histidine kinase: MSPSSAVWGMFISLPAALTKFAVFILFVLGINWVWWRSRLRQQQLQSEVTEARLRLLQGQIEPHLLFNTLANIQSLMDYDTPRAKRMIETFSSYLRGSLSQLRQTDSTLAAELDMARNYLCLQQIRTRWR; this comes from the coding sequence TTGTCTCCATCTTCGGCCGTCTGGGGCATGTTCATTTCCCTGCCTGCCGCGCTGACCAAATTCGCCGTGTTCATTCTGTTCGTCCTGGGTATCAACTGGGTATGGTGGCGCTCGCGCCTGCGCCAGCAGCAGCTGCAAAGCGAGGTCACGGAGGCCCGCCTGCGCCTGTTGCAAGGGCAGATCGAGCCGCACTTGCTGTTCAACACGCTGGCCAACATCCAAAGCCTGATGGACTACGACACGCCGCGCGCGAAACGGATGATCGAAACCTTCTCCAGCTATCTGCGCGGCAGCCTGTCGCAGCTGCGCCAGACCGACAGCACCCTTGCGGCCGAACTCGACATGGCGCGCAACTACCTCTGCTTGCAGCAGATCCGCACCAGATGGCGCTGA
- a CDS encoding TetR/AcrR family transcriptional regulator, with translation MKTEPTSNSSDRILAAATRIAQARGYGGLNVRGLAEQVGIKAASLYHHFPSKADLAAAVAKRYWEDSTVTLEALSAETQDPLAALRRYPETFRRSLENDNRMCLGSFMAAEYDDLPAVVQKEVQAFADVNVAWLAKTLVAARVAGADEAPRRAQAIFAAIAGAQLMARGRADITLFDALIDSYQGAGLLPS, from the coding sequence TTGAAAACCGAGCCCACATCCAATTCCAGCGACAGGATCCTGGCGGCGGCGACCAGGATCGCGCAAGCGCGCGGCTACGGCGGTTTGAACGTGCGCGGGCTGGCGGAACAGGTCGGCATCAAGGCGGCCAGCCTCTACCATCACTTTCCCAGCAAGGCCGACCTCGCCGCGGCTGTCGCCAAGCGCTACTGGGAAGATTCCACCGTGACGCTGGAGGCCCTGTCGGCGGAGACGCAAGACCCGCTTGCCGCCTTGCGCCGCTATCCCGAGACGTTCCGCCGCTCGCTGGAAAACGACAATCGCATGTGCCTGGGCAGCTTCATGGCCGCCGAATACGACGATTTGCCGGCCGTGGTGCAGAAGGAGGTGCAAGCCTTCGCCGACGTCAATGTCGCGTGGCTGGCGAAAACCTTGGTGGCGGCGCGGGTGGCCGGCGCCGACGAGGCGCCCCGCCGGGCGCAGGCCATCTTCGCGGCGATCGCCGGCGCCCAGCTGATGGCGCGCGGCCGCGCCGATATCACCTTGTTCGACGCGCTGATCGACAGTTACCAGGGCGCCGGCCTGCTGCCGTCGTAA
- a CDS encoding amidase: protein MNTELFYQDATKLAELIRTKEISPVEVMQAHLERIEAVNPQVNAIVTIAGDALQAAKAAETAVLSGAELGPLHGVPFTVKDSIDTASVATQRGSPIFKGRVPDADATSVARMKSAGGILLAKTNLPEFSYWIESDNLLSGASNNPWDLSRTPGGSSGGESAAIAAGMSPLGLGTDLAISVRGPAAQTGITSMKATHGRVPMTGIWPRAPRRFWHVGPMARSVRDIALAFAQLAGPDGKDAFASSTVPFDAGLGNAPSRPLRVGWMVGPGFGPVDPEVAATVKAAARALQDIGIFVEHVGIPALERDFALDVFNKLHVMEMKPAFAAATAGRSQDELYKMAKTMLSLPDTSMKDYIEAEQAAERLRDGYADYFSRYDALITHVLPIPAHKHGVESFVIDGRTVDATYLQGATVPLNVTGLPGLAMRFGTSSEGLPINIQIVGTWQAESTILHVASLLEAVSPVRGLHPAL, encoded by the coding sequence ATGAACACCGAACTTTTCTATCAAGACGCGACCAAATTGGCTGAACTCATCCGTACCAAGGAAATCTCGCCGGTTGAGGTCATGCAAGCGCACCTCGAACGCATTGAGGCCGTGAATCCCCAGGTGAACGCCATCGTCACGATCGCCGGCGACGCGCTCCAGGCGGCCAAGGCGGCGGAGACGGCGGTGCTGTCGGGAGCCGAGCTGGGTCCGCTGCACGGCGTGCCGTTCACGGTGAAGGATTCGATCGACACCGCCAGCGTGGCCACCCAGCGCGGTTCGCCGATCTTCAAGGGCCGCGTGCCCGACGCCGACGCCACCAGCGTGGCGCGCATGAAATCGGCCGGCGGCATCCTGCTGGCGAAGACCAACCTGCCGGAATTCTCCTATTGGATTGAAAGCGACAACCTGCTCTCCGGCGCCTCCAACAACCCGTGGGACTTGAGCCGCACGCCGGGCGGCTCCAGCGGCGGCGAATCGGCGGCGATAGCGGCCGGCATGTCGCCGCTCGGCCTGGGCACCGACCTGGCCATCTCGGTGCGCGGACCGGCCGCGCAGACCGGCATCACCTCGATGAAGGCGACCCACGGCCGCGTGCCGATGACCGGCATCTGGCCGCGCGCGCCGCGCCGCTTCTGGCATGTGGGGCCGATGGCGCGCTCGGTACGCGACATCGCGCTGGCGTTCGCGCAGCTGGCCGGGCCGGACGGCAAGGACGCCTTCGCCAGCAGCACGGTGCCGTTCGACGCGGGCCTCGGCAACGCGCCGTCACGTCCGCTGCGCGTCGGCTGGATGGTCGGCCCCGGCTTCGGGCCGGTCGATCCCGAAGTGGCGGCGACGGTCAAGGCGGCGGCCAGGGCGCTGCAGGACATCGGCATCTTTGTCGAGCACGTCGGCATTCCGGCGCTGGAGCGCGATTTCGCCCTCGACGTGTTCAACAAGCTGCACGTGATGGAGATGAAGCCGGCGTTCGCGGCGGCGACGGCGGGCCGCAGCCAGGATGAGCTGTACAAGATGGCCAAGACCATGCTGTCGCTGCCCGATACGTCGATGAAGGACTACATCGAGGCCGAGCAGGCGGCCGAGCGGCTGCGCGACGGCTATGCCGATTACTTCTCGCGGTACGACGCGCTGATCACGCATGTGCTGCCGATCCCGGCGCACAAGCACGGCGTGGAAAGCTTCGTCATCGACGGCCGGACGGTGGACGCGACCTACCTGCAAGGCGCAACGGTGCCGCTCAACGTGACCGGCTTGCCGGGCCTGGCGATGCGCTTCGGCACCAGCAGCGAAGGGCTGCCGATCAACATCCAGATCGTCGGCACATGGCAGGCGGAGTCGACGATCCTGCACGTCGCGTCGTTGCTCGAAGCGGTCAGCCCGGTGCGTGGACTGCATCCGGCGCTGTGA